In Osmerus mordax isolate fOsmMor3 chromosome 24, fOsmMor3.pri, whole genome shotgun sequence, the following are encoded in one genomic region:
- the mccc2 gene encoding methylcrotonoyl-CoA carboxylase beta chain, mitochondrial: MLWQTFRPGISLLCRRSPYLCASRLYHGEVVATVGSQPDSQSLEYQENYERMKALVEELKDRSERVKLGGGEKSRNLHTSRGKLLPRERIDGLLDPGSPFLEFSQFAGYQLYGKEEVPAGGIITGIGRVSGVECVIVANDATVKGGTYYPVTVKKHLRAQEIAQQNHLPCIYLVDSGGANLPRQADVFPDKEHFGRIFYNQARLSAEGISQIAVVMGSCTAGGAYVPAMADESIIVRKQGTIFLGGPPLVKAATREEVSAEDLGGADLHCRKSGVTDYYALDDSHALHLARKAVKNINYQKKLEVSTVAPEAPLYPADELYGIVGANLKRNFDVREVISRIVDGSKFDEFKALYGDTLVTGFARIFGYPVGIIGNNGVLFSESAKKGTHFIELCCQRNIPLLFLQNITGFMVGREYEAGGIAKDGAKMVTAVACANVPKITVIIGGSYGAGNYGMCGRAYSPRFLYMWPNSRISVMGGEQAATVLATITKDQRTREGKEFTAEQEAAMKEPIVRRFEEEGSPYFSSARLWDDGIIDPADTRMVLGLSLSAALNAPVQRTRFGVFRM, from the exons ATGCTGTGGCAGACTTTTAGGCCAGGAATATCTCTGCTTTGTCGCAGAAGTCCATATTTATGTGCATCAAGACTGTACCATGGTGAAGTTGTCGCAACAGTCGGTTCTCAACCTGACTCGCAATCCCTGGAGTATCAG GAAAACTATGAGAGAATGAAAGCCCTGGTTGAAGAGTTGAAGGACCGATCAGAGAGAGTGAAGTTAG GTGGAGGGGAGAAGTCCAGAAACTTGCACACGTCTCGGGGGAAGCTCTTGCCACGAGAACGCATCGATGGACTACTAGATCCAGG atcCCCATTCTTGGAATTCTCCCAGTTTGCTGGGTACCAGTTGTACGGGAAGGAAGAGGTCCCAGCTGGAGGAATAATCACAGGAATTGGCCGTGTTTCTGG GGTTGAGTGTGTCATTGTAGCTAATGATGCCACAGTCAAAGGGGGAACGTATTACCCAGTAACAGTGAAGAAACACCTTCGCGCACAAGAAATAGCCCAGCAAAATCACCTCCCATGCATATACTTAG TGGACTCTGGAGGGGCCAACCTacccagacaggcagatgtCTTCCCAGATAAAGAACACTTTGGACGCATTTTCTACAACCAGGCACGACTTTCTGCAGAAGGAATATCTCAA ATTGCAGTTGTCATGGGCTCCTGTACAGCCGGAGGTGCCTATGTTCCAGCCATGGCAGATGAGAGCATCATTGTGCGGAAGCAAGGTACCATTTTTCTGGGAGGACCTCCTTTG GTTAAAGCGGCGACCAGGGAAGAGGTGTCAGCTGAAGACCTTGGAGGGGCAGATCTCCATTGCAG AAAGTCTGGTGTAACAGACTACTATGCTCTCGATGATAGCCATGCACTCCATTTGGCAAGGAAGGCTGTTAAAAATATAAACTACCAAAAGAAACTCGAG GTTTCTACGGTTGCTCCAGAGGCGCCCCTTTACCCAGCAGATGAATTGTATGGCATTGTCGGAGCAAACTTGAAGCGTAATTTTGATGTCAGAGAG GTCATATCCAGAATAGTTGATGGAAGCAAATTTGACGAGTTCAAGGCCTTGTATGGAGACACACTTGTCACAG gGTTTGCAAGAATATTCGGTTACCCAGTTGGAATCATTGGCAACAACGGAGTCCTGTTCTCAGAATCTGCCAAGAAA GGAACACATTTCATAGAATTATGCTGTCAAAGGAACATTCCCCTGCTTTTTCTCCAAAATATAACTG GCTTCATGGTCGGGAGGGAATATGAAGCAGGGGGAATTGCCAAAGACGGAGCCAAGATGGTGACTGCAGTTGCCTGTGCCAATGTTCCCAAAATTACCGTCATCATTGGAGGCTCGTACGGCGCGGGCAACTATGGCATGTGTGGAAGAGCCTACAG CCCAAGATTCCTGTACATGTGGCCTAACTCCCGGATCTCTGTGATGGGTGGAGAGCAGGCTGCCACAGTCCTCGCCACCATCACTAAGGATCAGAGAACAAGAGAAGGCAAAGAG TTTACAGCAGAGCAAGAAGCAGCCATGAAAGAGCCAATCGTGAGGCGATTTGAAGAGGAGGGTAGTCCATACTTCTCCAGTGCCAG GCTGTGGGATGATGGGATTATTGACCCTGCGGACACACGGATGGTTCTGGGATTGAGCCTTAGTGCTGCACTGAACGCACCAGTGCAAAGGACTCGATTTGGAGTGTTCAGGATGTAA
- the tmem8b gene encoding transmembrane protein 8B: NDFHSTDFLLVFCFLDCLFVTDYFTRTPRKLNAFKSFTSVELFHFNVPDDTVMAVWNLITFKEQGGTFGDSCPDRNVTVYIRSGAPPVINPLHTRFPLDTVVPGSSAVTLTWILPNRTTGVFNVTSPLPGDWFLAAHLPKDEGKISVKGLYEECQYLFQPQLIVQRIIGLSVLYPGYFIEQMIPIHNRSVLYKVFIPSYISKVKVQLVNCSTSSKSSNGGCPVVVKLRARAPPVHDSSALDCREESVCELHTPLAVWEQWYYILVERFVTNSSIFFRIGVQVTDCSKPSVSKDSPSASSLNMPQSFGTAMGFSLSETLPASHLPSFSNTATLINTPGGNISYMAHTPDTHKCWPIRPTLRNELDTFSVHFYVFFGPNISIPPDRTAVFAINLLPVLDSGGVLNMELKLNTSSLKGENTTIFGCLNHRMPMSQNDDTSPQCESESDSGFLLTVNTTSNITKLRIPYPQTGTWYLSLRSLCATKHGFEPCSNVTAEVYLRSYLTPCINDCGMYGQCKLLRTNNYLYAACECKAGWAGWGCTDNSEAYSYGFQLLSTLLLCLSNLMFVPPVAIAIRSHYLLEAAVYIFTMFFSTFYHACDQPGIVVFCIMEYDVLQFCDFLGSLMSVWVTVIAMARLKSIIKQVLYLLGAMSLSMALQLDRHGLWNLLGPSLFALGIMAVAWTVRTVRRRRCYPPTWKRWVFFLLPGALIATSAVALYAFVETQENYFYIHSIWHMLIAGSVGFLLPPPAKADTKVTPLKHRRSCGYQLCVNEHEEMGLVDPNIISINSICTS; the protein is encoded by the exons AATGACTTTCATTCAACCGACTTTCTTCTCGTTTTTTGTTTCCTAGATTGCCTTTTTGTGACAGATTATTTCACCCGAACGCCTCGTAAACTCAACGCTTTCAAGTCCTTCACGAGCGTTGAGTTGTTTCACTTCAATGTGCCTGATGATACTGTGATGGCTGTCTGGAATCTCATCACGTTTAAGGAACAAGGAGGAACGTTTGGAGACTCCTGCCCTGATCGCAATGTAACTGT ATACATCAGATCCGGGGCGCCTCCAGTGATCAACCCTCTTCACACACGCTTCCCCCTCGATACCGTGGTGCCTGGCTCTTCTGCGGTCACTCTGACGTGGATTCTTCCCAACCGTACCACGGGGGTGTTTAATGTGACCAGTCCCCTTCCTGGGGACTGGTTCCTGGCAGCCCATTTACCCAAGGACGAGGGGAAGATCTCGGTCAAG GGTCTATATGAAGAATGTCAGTACCTGTTCCAGCCGCAGCTCATTGTTCAAAGGATCATTGGGTTGTCAGTGCTGTACCCTGGTTATTTCATTGAGCAGATGATCCCCATACACAACAGATCTGTGCTTTACAA AGTGTTCATCCCCAGTTACATCTCTAAAGTGAAGGTGCAGCTTGTCAACTGCAGCACCAGCAGTAAGAGCAGCAATGGGGGTTGTCCAGTGGTTGTGAAGCTAAGGGCTCGGGCCCCCCCAGTGCACGACTCCAGTGCCCTGGACTGCAGGGAGGAGAGCGTCTGtgagctacacacaccactggcTGTCTGGGAGCAGTGGTACTACATCCTGGTCGAGAGATTTGTCACTAACTCGAGCATCTTCTTCCGCATAGGAGTGCAAGTAACAG ATTGCTCCAAGCCCAGTGTCTCCAAGGACTCTCCAAGCGCCTCGTCTCTTAACATGCCCCAGTCCTTTGGCACGGCTATGGGCTTCTCCCTGTCCGAAACTCTCCCCGCCTCCCACCTGCCCAGTTTCTCAAACACTGCGACCCTCATAAATACTCCTGGTGGCAACATCTCCTACATGGCCCACACTCCGGACACCCACAAGTGCTGGCCCATCCGCCCCACACTTCGTAACGAGCTGGACACCTTTTCTGTCCACTTCTACGTCTTCTTCGGGCCCAACATTTCCATCCCTCCAGACCGGACTGCTGTTTTCGCCATCAACCTTCTGCCCGTCCTGGATAGTGGAGGAGTCCTAAATATGGAGCTGAAACTTAATACG TCTTCACTGAAAGGAGAGAATACAACCATATTTGGGTGCCTGAATCACAGAATGCCAATGTCCCAAAACGACGATACCTCCCCGCAATGTGAATCTG AATCAGATTCTGGGTTTCTTCTCACGGTGAACACCACTTCCAACATCACCAAGCTCAGGATTCCGTACCCACAAACAGGCACCTGGTACCTCAGTCTGCGTTCTCTCTGTGCCACTAAACATGG GTTTGAGCCGTGTTCCAACGTGACAGCCGAGGTGTACCTGCGCTCTTATCTGACGCCGTGCATCAATGACTGTGGGATGTATGGGCAGTGCAAGCTGCTGCGCACCAACAACTACCTTTATGCTGCGTGTGAATGTAAAGCAG gctgggctggctgggggTGCACAGACAACTCCGAAGCGTACTCCTATGGATTCCAGCTCCTCTCCACCCTGTTGTTGTGCCTCAGCAACTTGATGTTCGTACCACCTGTGGCTATAGCCATACGGAGCCACTACCTGCTCGAGGCAGCTGTGTACATTTTCACCATGTTCTTCTCCACT TTCTACCATGCGTGCGACCAGCCGGGCATCGTGGTCTTCTGTATCATGGAGTACGACGTGCTGCAGTTCTGTGACTTCCTGGGCTCCCTCATGTCCGTGTGGGTCACTGTCATCGCCATGGCAAGGCTCAAGTCCATCATCAAGCAG GTGTTGTACCTGCTGGGGGCGATGTCTCTGTCCATGGCCCTGCAGCTGGACCGTCACGGCCTGTGGAACCTGCTCGGGCCCAGCCTGTTTGCCCTGGGGATTATGGCTGTAGCCTGG ACTGTGCGCACCGTCCGACGGCGTCGCTGCTACCCTCCGACCTGGAAGCGCTGGGTGTTTTTCCTCCTCCCAGGAGCTCTGATCGCCACCTCCGCCGTGGCCCTGTACGCCTTCGTGGAGACACAGGAGAACTACTTCTACATCCACAGCATCTGGCACATGCTGATCGCAGGTAGTGTCGGCTTCCTGTTGCCCCCTCCTGCCAAGGCAGACACCAAGGTGACCCCCTTGAAGCATCGGAGGAGCTGTGGCTATCAACTCTGCGTGAACGAGCATGAGGAAATGGGGCTGGTCGACCCAAACATCATCTCCATCAACAGCATCTGCACCAGCTGA